A single Elaeis guineensis isolate ETL-2024a chromosome 15, EG11, whole genome shotgun sequence DNA region contains:
- the LOC105057927 gene encoding NADPH-dependent aldehyde reductase-like protein, chloroplastic gives MAAVRSPITTLPLAGRVAIVTGASRGIGRAIAVHLASLGARLVLNYSSSSSQADLLATELNSSSPSSYPCAVAVRANVSDQADVKSLFDRAESFFGTQAHILVANAGLLDSKYPSLVDTTVEDWDSTFAVNARGAFFCCREAANRLQRGGGGRIVTVSSSLVGALRPGYGAYTASKAAVEAMTRILAKELRGTGITANCVAPGPVATELFFAGKSEEVVRQAAELSPLGRLGQPEDVAGLVGFLCTDAGEWVDGQVVRANGGFI, from the coding sequence ATGGCTGCCGTGAGGTCACCCATCACGACCCTTCCCCTGGCCGGCCGCGTGGCCATCGTCACCGGCGCCTCGCGCGGGATCGGCCGTGCCATAGCCGTTCACCTCGCATCCCTCGGCGCCCGCCTCGTCCTGAACTACTCCTCCAGCTCCTCGCAAGCCGACCTCCTCGCCACCGAGCTCAATTCTTCCTCCCCATCTTCCTATCCCTGCGCTGTCGCCGTCCGGGCCAACGTCTCCGACCAAGCGGATGTCAAGTCCCTCTTCGACCGGGCCGAGTCCTTCTTCGGCACCCAAGCCCACATCCTCGTCGCAAACGCCGGATTGCTCGACTCGAAGTATCCGTCTCTCGTCGACACCACCGTCGAGGACTGGGACTCCACCTTCGCCGTCAACGCCCGCGGCGCCTTCTTCTGCTGCCGGGAGGCAGCCAACCGCCTCCAGCGGGGCGGCGGCGGCCGGATCGTGACAGTTTCGTCGTCGCTGGTGGGGGCGCTGAGGCCGGGGTACGGGGCGTACACGGCGTCGAAGGCGGCGGTTGAGGCGATGACGAGGATCCTGGCGAAGGAGCTGAGGGGGACGGGGATCACCGCCAACTGCGTGGCGCCGGGGCCGGTGGCGACGGAGCTCTTCTTCGCGGGGAAGAGCGAGGAGGTCGTGCGGCAGGCCGCGGAGCTGAGCCCGCTGGGCCGGCTGGGGCAGCCGGAGGACGTGGCGGGGTTGGTGGGTTTCCTGTGCACGGATGCCGGGGAGTGGGTGGATGGGCAGGTCGTCCGAGCGAACGGAGGCTTCATCTAA